In Daucus carota subsp. sativus chromosome 4, DH1 v3.0, whole genome shotgun sequence, one DNA window encodes the following:
- the LOC108217377 gene encoding protein SRC2 — translation MECRKFEINLISAIDLENVRRICKMKVYARVSIGNQGDSEKRTPVDRHSRTNPAWNFTMNYTISESVVEHHSSMLVIKLYCKRKLGDRYIGEVHLSMKELYEYAYPLGGSAIVNYPVQKGCVNSQGLLKFSYRFGEKVSIDKLLMAESIGVWSS, via the coding sequence ATGGAGTGCAGAAAATTCGAGATAAATTTAATCTCCGCAATCGATCTCGAAAATGTTCGGAGAATATGCAAGATGAAAGTGTACGCTCGAGTTTCGATCGGGAATCAGGGTGATTCGGAGAAGAGAACCCCGGTGGACAGGCATAGCAGGACGAATCCTGCATGGAATTTTACGATGAACTATACCATAAGTGAGAGTGTAGTGGAACATCACAGTAGCATGCTTGTGATAAAGCTCTACTGCAAAAGAAAGCTGGGAGATCGATATATCGGTGAAGTGCACTTGTCGATGAAGGAGCTTTATGAGTATGCGTATCCGTTGGGAGGGAGTGCTATAGTTAATTATCCGGTTCAGAAAGGCTGCGTGAATTCGCAGGGATTGCTCAAGTTTTCTTATAGGTTTGGGGAGAAAGTTAGTATCGATAAGTTACTTATGGCCGAAAGTATTGGGGTATGGAGTTCATGA